The Oscillatoria acuminata PCC 6304 genomic interval TCCCCGATTAAACCAGGCTTCAGCGCGATCGCTTTGCAATTCAATGGAGCGATCATAACTGGTCACTGCATCTTCATAGCGGGTTAATTTGAATAACGCATTCCCGCGACTATTCCAGGCTTCCCCAAAATCTGGCTTGAGTTGAATCGCCTGCTCAAAACAGCGAACCGCCTCTTGATGCTGTTCCAAATGCATCAAATCAACACCCCGATTTTGCCATGCTACCACCAAATCAGGTTGGAGTTGCAGGGCTTTTTCATAAGCATCAATCGCTTCAGCAGGACGATTTAATAAGGAAAGAGTAAAGCCGCGATTAAACCATAAACTGGCATTTTCACTTTGCAGGGCCAAGGCGCGATCGAACACTTCTAAGGCTTCTGCATATTGTTGAGAATAAAACAGAACCGCCCCCAAATTACTCCAGCCTTCTAAATAATCGGGTTTGAGTTTCACTGCTTCGCGATAGGCAGCGATCGCCCCCGTCCAATCTCCCGCATTTAATTTGACATTTCCTTCCCCAAACCAACCTTGGGCATCTTGGGGCGGAGTGGGGGCCGCTGGTGGGGCTGTAGGCGCAGGCATTTGGCGCTGCATTAACCCAGTCCCGATGTTCAGGGCCACTTGACTGAATTCTCCGCAGCCTAGGCGTCCCAACTGGACCAGACGTACCCCCCACTCGGGGTTCGGATTTTCTTGGGTTTGGAGGCGATCGCCAAAGCGTCGCAACCAATCCGCCCACAAATGCAGATCCCCCCGCCAACTGAGCGCCCCTAAAAAGTCTTGGACGCGATCGCGGTCCCAACCCAGGCGCAACCCTTCCACAATCTGGGTAAAGAGCAATTCATAATCCTGATCTTCCAGCGGCGGCAGTGACGAAGCCGATCCTTCGGGTTCTTGGAGTTCTGGACTGCTGCGTTCTTCTCCCAATAACCCTCTCAGGCTTTGCCAAATTTCCCTGACCATCTTCGCGCTAACCTCCCGTCGTATTTCTCTTTCCTATTTTATTGTGCTGAGAAGCTTCCGGATCTCAAAGGGCCTGGTATTCCCTCGTTTTGCTCTCTCCATCCCCGAGGATCCCTGAATCCTAGAAAGGTCAGACTCCACCGCTATTTCCCCCTGTTCTGTAACGGTTTGAGCCATTTACCCGCGATTTTTCAACCGCTCCGGTTCACTCAGTCCAGTCTTGCTGTGGACACAATCCCGGGCTGGCTGTATTTGTTCTTACAATGCAACGTTACAATTAATCCATCCTTTCGGTAGAAGAAGAATTACCCTAAAATAGGATAGTTTAGGAACATGAAAAACCAAAAGCGGACCCATAAATTTCTCTAACGAGAGGCTGGATCCGGCTTTTTTTAAGTTGAATTTTTTGGGTTTTATCTGGCCTGGACCATCTTTCCTCTTTATCAATCTCTTATCTTTATTTATGATGAAAAATCCTGCTTCCTGTTCCTACGCACCCCAGTTAATTCCCTTAGATACACCCGTCTCCATGTCATTACCGAAGATGGAATCTCAACGCTTGCCGAGACACTGTTGCGTTTCTCAAGCGGCGCAGTCGCCTCAAATGCCCCGACTGAATTCATTCTAAAATTAATCAATTTCAGCCTCGCATCACCCCCTGCTTTGACGCTTTAAGGACGTTATGAGTAAAACTCCTGAACATCCAGAAGAATTGCCCTGTACTGAATCTACCCATCCGCTTTCTGAGGATAACTTTCTTCCCCAACTGATGGTGGGTCAGGCTAATTTACGAGAGTTTGGTCAACAAGTATCGGTTATACGAGAATTAGAAATGAAAGGAGAACTGTCGAGATTTGAAAGTTCTCAGGAAATCAAGCGGCTCTGGAGTCATCTCAAACAAGAAACGGAAAATTTAGCCCGAGGTGGCGATAGTTTTTGTGGTAATAATCTCTAACCGATTTGAGTTGGGGATTCATTGAATTGATACAGTAGCCCACGGTGAATAGTTGGAATGAAAAACTGCTATTCCTGGGGCAAGTTTCCCTTATGGAAACCGAAGGAAAATTTCAACCTAATTTTGGCGAAAATATGCCTGAATTAGCGGGTCTGTTTTGAGCGCTTGTTTATCTAAAGATGTATTAATCCCTACCGGGAAAGTTAACAAGAATTCCCTGCTTTAGATAGAACCCCAGATTACTCCCCTACGATAAACTGAGAATAACCTAACATCCAGAAACTGCTGGGAATTGCGAACGCGGTTCAAAATGGGCAAGCGACTATCCTATCATCGTCAAGTTCATTCTCTGTGCCTTCATCTTGGGAATTCCCAGTTTTTCTCTTTGCTCTTTGCTCTTTTTAGGTGCGCTCTTGCCGCAAAATCAAAGAACGCCGAATCTCTACTCTGTAGAAGACTCGACGTTCTTTTTATGCTGTTGATTTTCTAAAACCGGAACTCGGTTTTAGGCTTCTCAAGTCGGAGCGGCGGGATTCGAACCCACGACCCCTACCACCCCAAGGTAGTGCGCTACCAAGCTGCGCTACGCCCCGACGACGCTTTACTATCTTAGCATGAACTTTTTATGGACGCAAGAGGGAAATTAAAAAATTTTTAACACCCTTGCCGCCTCGACCAGTCCGGGGACTGCGGAGGCAGGCCAACTGAACTCGCAGCGCCGTCCTGTACTGAGGATAACATGAAGAAGATAGGCATCGGGATAGCCTTCCACCTCCATCCACAAAACATCGCTTTCCGCTTCACAGGTGATGCGTTCCGAGTCCATCAACTCCGATGCCATTTGAGTCATCGTGGTTGCCAATTGCGCTAATAATCGGCAAAAGTCATTGAACTCGCCCTCGGTGAGTTCGATCGCCCAGTCATCTCCCCCCACTAAACCCTGATAGGGTTCACCTTCTGGGTCCCAACCGATGCGCCATCCGGCACCACTTTTAATCCGTCGTTCTGAGTTAGGAACCATTTCAGAAGACATCAACCCCCGACCCCTCTACAATCTCAATAAATCTGCATCCCCGGATTCCGGCAAGGGTGGAGGTCCTGCCGGAGTTCGGGGGGTTGGGGGAGTTGCCTGGGGAGTTGTCTCTCGGGTTGGCCCTTGGATGTTGTGGTAGTTGGGATTAAACAGGGTGACGAGAACCTCGATTAACTCATCCCGTTGTTGGCGGTTAAGTTGGGAGAGGATTTCGCGATCGCGGACCATTGGATTCTCTTGCAAAACCCCATTCCCGGGATAAGCAATCTCGTCGAGTTCCTCAAGAACGCCCATATAATCCGCTAGGGTCAGCTTCCAGTCCAGACGAAACATCGGCAGACGATTTTTGACATAGAGGTGATAGGAAATCAACCGACTCGCTAGGGTGTTATCGGGGTCTATCTCTCCAGTCTCAATGCTGATGTAATTATTTTCTAAGGGGAAATCGGGCAGGCGTTCATAGACTTGCCGCCACAGTTGCCGGGGGTCTAACCGTTGTCGGCGTTGAGGGGGTGAAACCTCTTGGGCAACGGCCCTAGGCAAAATTTCCGGCCAATCTCCCTGGGGAGGTATTCCTAAAGATAGACCTAGGGTTAACCCGACTCCGATCCAGGCGACTGATTGCCCTTTGCGCTGCGCTTGCATCATTCTTCGTTTTCCTGCCACAGAACCCAATTTCCCCTCCAAACCGTTAATTAATCGCCGATGATTTCCGGTTGCGCCAGTTCATCGGACATTTCGACGATCGCCCGAATCACGGGTTTCATTGTCGGTTCTTCCATGCTGTCGAAATCTTCATAGCGGCGACGCTTGGCACGATTCGCGACTTGGACAGTAATCCGATAGCGATTTGAGGCGGCACTCACCAGGTCCTCAGCGCGGCGCATTAAATGTTCTGTATCAATCGTCGCCCGTTTGTGGGGCGCAAACAATGCTCTCCTGGAAAAACTTTCGATTTTGTCTGTTGAAGTGAAGCTAGAACGCTTACTTTTTTCTGGATTGCCCGATCCACTATTCATGATTCTGTACCTTTAGGTAATTATGTTAATTTTAGCCAATGATGTAGATTGTTATCGATGTGTTAAGATTTTATAAGTACGAGGTCCCATCGCCTATGCAAGTTTTAGCCGCATCTTCTAACCGTTCCTATCGTGCAACCCTGCATCCGATGAAAATAGTAGCCCTTGGAGACAGTCTCGTTTATGGATTTGGCGATCCCGTCGGAGGGGGTTGGGTCGAACGACTCAGACGCGAGTGGATGATGCCCTCAAGCGGGGGTCATGTACTGTACAATCTTGGCGTTCGAGGCGATCGCGTTTGCCAAGTCTTGGAACGACTGGAAAACGAGTTTCGCTATCGCGGAGAACTGAAAAATCGCGTACCGGATGCCATCATTCTGTCCGTTGGCGTGAACGATTCCGCCCGCCTAGGACGTCCCGATGGACGCAATTTCACTGACTTTAACACCTTTACCACAGAAATTACCCAACTTCTGGATTGCGCCCAAGCCCTCTGTCCCGTCTTTTTCGTTGGCATGGTCCCGGTGAATGAGACTCAG includes:
- a CDS encoding DUF7219 family protein translates to MSKTPEHPEELPCTESTHPLSEDNFLPQLMVGQANLREFGQQVSVIRELEMKGELSRFESSQEIKRLWSHLKQETENLARGGDSFCGNNL
- a CDS encoding tetratricopeptide repeat protein; translated protein: MVREIWQSLRGLLGEERSSPELQEPEGSASSLPPLEDQDYELLFTQIVEGLRLGWDRDRVQDFLGALSWRGDLHLWADWLRRFGDRLQTQENPNPEWGVRLVQLGRLGCGEFSQVALNIGTGLMQRQMPAPTAPPAAPTPPQDAQGWFGEGNVKLNAGDWTGAIAAYREAVKLKPDYLEGWSNLGAVLFYSQQYAEALEVFDRALALQSENASLWFNRGFTLSLLNRPAEAIDAYEKALQLQPDLVVAWQNRGVDLMHLEQHQEAVRCFEQAIQLKPDFGEAWNSRGNALFKLTRYEDAVTSYDRSIELQSDRAEAWFNRGLALAANSQTSEAIASFDRVISLQPNNFEAWVNRGLTLMSSQRFLEAIASFDRAIEINPSDPHAIAYRQQAQDLLEQTAS
- a CDS encoding DNA-directed RNA polymerase subunit omega, with the protein product MFAPHKRATIDTEHLMRRAEDLVSAASNRYRITVQVANRAKRRRYEDFDSMEEPTMKPVIRAIVEMSDELAQPEIIGD
- a CDS encoding DUF1818 family protein produces the protein MSSEMVPNSERRIKSGAGWRIGWDPEGEPYQGLVGGDDWAIELTEGEFNDFCRLLAQLATTMTQMASELMDSERITCEAESDVLWMEVEGYPDAYLLHVILSTGRRCEFSWPASAVPGLVEAARVLKIF
- a CDS encoding GDSL-type esterase/lipase family protein, translating into MQVLAASSNRSYRATLHPMKIVALGDSLVYGFGDPVGGGWVERLRREWMMPSSGGHVLYNLGVRGDRVCQVLERLENEFRYRGELKNRVPDAIILSVGVNDSARLGRPDGRNFTDFNTFTTEITQLLDCAQALCPVFFVGMVPVNETQMPFSDCLYFNHADQYRYKEVTRQGCEHRQIPYLDLFELWRDRGEAWRQAHLCDDGLHPNVAGYQSLLQDILNWDVFTAFTSVSESWRHTA